In a single window of the Arachis hypogaea cultivar Tifrunner chromosome 6, arahy.Tifrunner.gnm2.J5K5, whole genome shotgun sequence genome:
- the LOC140173786 gene encoding uncharacterized protein, translating to MRWTKGLSDHCPVIVEDMKQREGSTPFQSLDSWFTHEDFLRMVEEWRGLGEIQFTDKLKALTISLGRWHKANFGDMDKKITEFEKEIKKIDDMVSNGVYDGTMEARRKALVTYCERWDGLVGRIEQEDSVSLEALPPVEEIREAEWDCESSKAPSCDGYNTNFIKRCWEEIGSEFAAAVIGFFQTSRLPADSNITWVALALKFIGAREIKDLRPISMVGSDKWVAIQAVQDGKRLETRRDSIALSHLHFADDTILFYPPKEETIKNYKRLLRCFELMSGLIRYLGIPLGANLRLVKTWKPIIDKVEEKLGLWKAKMPRAVADKLISLQRRFLWSKENGSNGMALVRWKVVQAPKRLGGLGVGEAMVRNTVMLFKWWWQFAKEDCPLWKKLVLQEAILPEEVTSYNFTKTIWKGLVPPRVELFAWFVLIGVECLDIDVWPIMVYSRFDERTFSIVDREAEEKGE from the exons ATGAGGTGGACCAAGGGGCTGTCAGATCACTGTCCTGTAATAGTAGAAGACATGAAGCAGAGGGAAGGTTCAACGCCGTTCCAAAGTCTAGATTCTTGGTTTACACATGAAGACTTTCTCAGAATGGTTGAGGAGTGGAGAGGTTTGGGGGAGATCCAGTTCACAGACAAATTGAAGGCTTTAACAATTTCGTTAGGAAGATGGCATAAGGCTAATTTTGGAGATATGGACAAGAAGATTACGGAGTTTgagaaagaaattaagaagattgATGATATGGTAAGCAATGGGGTGTATGATGGAACGATGGAGGCTAGAAGAAAGGCGCTAGTTACTTACTGTGAGCGGTG GGACGGTCTGGTGGGTAGGATAGAGCAGGAAGATTCTGTAAGTCTAGAGGCGTTGCCGCCGGTTGAGGAGATCAGAGAGGCTGAGTGGGATTGTGAATCTTCTAAGGCACCAAGTTGTGACGGGTACAACACAAATTTTATTAAGAGGTGTTGGGAGGAGATTGGGTCTGAATTCGCGGCAGCAGTGATAGGGTTCTTTCAGACATCAAGGTTGCCGGCGGACTCCAACATCACTTGGGTGGCGTTGGCACTTAAGTTCATTGGGGCAAGGGAGATTAAAGATTTGCGACCTATCAGCATGGTTGG TTCTGATAAATGGGTCGCCATCCAAGCCGTTCAAGATGGAAAGAGGCTTGAGACAAG GAGAGATAGCATAGCGTTGTCACATCTTCATTTTGCCGATGACACAATTCTGTTCTACCCACCAAAGGAGGAAACCATTAAGAATTACAAGCGGCTACTGAGatgctttgagttgatgtctgGGCTCA TTAGATACCTGGGTATCCCCTTAGGTGCAAATCTGAGGTTGGTAAAGACCTGGAAGCCTATAATAGACAAAGTTGAGGAGAAGCTCGGTCTGTGGAAAGCTAAA ATGCCAAGAGCTGTTGCTGATAAATTAATTTCATTGCAAAGAAGGTTCCTGTGGAGTAAGGAGAATGGTAGCAATGGGATGGCTTTAGTAAGATGGAAAGTGGTGCAGGCCCCTAAAAGATTAGGCGGGTTGGGAGTTGGAGAGGCTATGGTTCGTAACACAGTTatgttgtttaagtggtggtggcagtTTGCAAAGGAAGATTGCCCATTGTGGAAGAAGTTG GTTTTGCAGGAGGCGATACTCCCAGAGGAGGTTACAAGCTACAACTTTACTAAGACCATCTGGAAAGGGTTAGTTCCACCAAGAGTGGAACTGTTTGCTTGGTTTGTCCTGATAG GTGTGGAATGTTTGGATATCGATGTTTGGCCGATAATGGTCTATTCCAGGTTCGATGAAAGAACATTTTCTATTGTGGACAGAGAAGCTGAGGAGAAGGGAGAATAG
- the LOC112756039 gene encoding receptor-like protein EIX2 has product METHRNANMSPNTNTYTGMVVIIFVHLYCLALLTSSESELIECIPSEREALLRFKQHLTDPTNRLSSWNASNPNCCHWDYVVCSHLTFHILHLHLNTTLPSEYVEYPLPSAVWLAYERSEFSGAINDSLVELKHLNYLDLSGNSFGGNQFEGAIPTLLGNLTSLVTLDLSDNQFEGAIPTLLGNLTSLVSLDLSDNQFEGGIPSSFRKLCNLRHISFSNLKCNQQLSQILQILSHELKSLVASTSQISGHLTNQLGMFQNLEKLDLSSNNIIGEIPQSFAKLSSLRFVDFSKNQLTGNPFKILASFTKLLSLAIDDNLFQGIVHEDDLANFTTLHVLSASSNNFTLKVHPSWKPKFQLFQLKMNSWKLGPSFPSWIRSQNDLVYLDLSNVGISDPIPIWFWETSHHYCYLNLSHNHIQGKLPKESKIFESDGAVDLSSNHLHGNLPFVSEDMLWLDLSHNSFYGLLMDFLCQKSDNQKMLQILNLASNNLSGEIPNCWRMWPQLMAVNLESNSFIGSLPYSMGSLSGLQYLHIRNNTLSGKFPISLKENKELILLDLGENNLTGNIPRWVGERLVNLKFLRLRSNHLSGQIPNGLCDMKFLQVLDLALNNLSGNIPNCLNHLSAMISKTSASSSIQESTLYASDTISMFLSVKGKDAEYNYILGLVKNIDLSSNKLSGEIPMEITNLTGLIYLNLSKNELSGHIPQSIGNMESLESIDFSGNQLTGEIPQSITNLNFLNKLDLSYNHLEGKIPTGTQLQSFEASDFVGNKLCGPPLLLKCTMEGEVPDENEKERKNDGVKWVFVSVTFGFIVGFWGFVGPLFIYKSWRYAYYRFLDDMWYKLQSWM; this is encoded by the exons ATGGAAACACACAGAAATGCAAACATGTCTCCAAACACAAACACTTACACTGGCATGGTTGTGATTATCTTTGTTCACCTTTATTGCCTTGCGTTGCTAACGTCTTCTGAGTCAGAGTTGATTGAGTGCATTCCAAGTGAGCGGGAAGCACTTCTAAGATTCAAGCAGCATCTCACTGACCCTACAAACAGGCTGTCTTCTTGGAATGCTTCCAATCCCAACTGCTGCCACTGGGATTATGTTGTTTGTAGTCATCTAACTTTCCACATCCTTCACCTTCACCTTAACACTACTCTACCATCAGAATATGTTGAATATCCCTTACCCAGTGCTGTCTGGCTCGCTTACGAGAGGTCCGAGTTTAGTGGAGCGATAAATGATTCTCTTGTTGAATTGAAACATCTGAATTACTTGGACTTGAGCGGCAATAGTTTTGGAG GCAATCAGTTTGAAGGAGCAATTCCAACTCTTCTGGGGAATTTGACTTCTCTTGTTACCCTTGATTTGTCAGACAATCAGTTTGAAGGAGCAATTCCAACTCTTTTGGGGAATTTGACTTCTCTTGTTAGCCTTGATTTGTCAGACAATCAGTTTGAAGGAGGAATACCATCCTCTTTTAGAAAGCTATGCAATTTGAGACACATCTCTTTCTCAAATCTCAAATGCAATCAACAACTTTCTCAAATCTTACAAATTCTTTCTCATGAACTCAAGAGTCTTGTGGCTTCTACTTCTCAAATCTCAGGTCACCTCACCAATCAACTTGGAATGTTTCAAAATCTTGAAAAGCTTGATCTCTCCAGCAACAACATTATTGGAGAAATTCCTCAATCATTCGCAAAGCTTTCCTCATTAAGATTTGTCGATTTCTCCAAAAATCAACTTACTGGAAATCCATTTAAAATTCTTGCATCATTTACTAAATTGTTATCTCTTGCCATAGATGACAATTTATTTCAAGGGATTGTACATGAAGATGACCTTGCCAATTTCACTACTTTACATGTGCTTTCAGCATCAAGTAACAATTTCACTTTGAAAGTGCATCCCAGTTGGAAACCAAAATTTCAACTTTTTCAATTGAAAATGAACTCGTGGAAGTTAGGTCCAAGCTTTCCATCATGGATTCGGTCACAAAATGATCTTGTATATTTGGATCTATCTAACGTAGGGATTTCTGATCCCATTCCCATTTGGTTTTGGGAAACAAGTCATCATTATTGTTATTTGAACTTGTCTCACAATCATATTCAAGGCAAGCTCCCAAAAGAATCAAAGATTTTtgaatctgatggagcagttgatcTTAGCTCAAACCATCTTCATGGAAATTTACCCTTTGTGAGTGAGGATATGCTTTGGCTAGACCTCTCACATAATTCATTTTATGGGTTATTAATGGATTTTCTTTGTCAAAAATCTGACAACCAAAAAATGTTACAAATTCTCAATCTTGCATCAAACAACTTATCTGGAGAAATTCCCAACTGTTGGAGGATGTGGCCACAACTAATGGCGGTCAACTTAGAAAGCAACTCTTTTATTGGAAGCTTGCCCTATTCCATGGGCTCTTTATCAGGCCTACAATATTTGCATATACGTAACAACACGCTCTCAGGAAAATTTCCTATCAGTTTAAAAGAAAACAAGGAGTTGATTTTGTTGGATCTTGGAGAAAATAACCTCACAGGGAATATTCCTAGATGGGTTGGAGAAAGGTtggtaaatttaaaatttcttcgGCTCCGATCCAATCATCTTTCAGGTCAAATTCCCAACGGATTATGTGATATGAAGTTTCTCCAAGTTTTGGACCTTGCACTAAATAATTTGTCAGGCAATATACCAAATTGTTTGAACCATTTGAGTGCCATGATAAGTAAAACTAGTGCGAGTTCATCCATCCAGGAATCCACGTTATATGCAAGTGATACTATAAGCATGTTCCTATCGGTGAAAGGAAAAGATGCTGAGTACAACTACATTCTCGGCTTGGTGAAAAACATTGATCTTTCATCTAATAAATTGTCAGGGGAAATACCAATGGAAATCACAAACTTAACTGGTCTGATTTATTTGAACTTGTCCAAGAATGAGTTAAGTGGTCACATCCCTCAAAGTATTGGCAATATGGAGTCATTGGAATCCATTGATTTCTCAGGCAACCAACTCACAGGGGAGATCCCTCAAAGCATCACAAACTTGAACTTCCTGAACAAGCTAGACTTGTCCTACAATCACTTGGAGGGCAAAATCCCAACGGGCACTCAGTTGCAAAGCTTTGAAGCATCCGATTTTGTTGGCAACAAGCTATGTGGTCCACCATTGCTGCTCAAGTGTACCATGGAGGGGGAAGTTCCTGATGAgaatgaaaaagagagaaagaatgaTGGAGTGAAGTGGGTGTTTGTGAGTGTGACTTTTGGATTTATAGTGGGATTTTGGGGATTTGTTGGTCCATTGTTCATATACAAATCATGGAGGTATGCATATTACCGCTTCCTTGATGACATGTGGTACAAACTTCAATCATGGATGTGA